The DNA window GGCCTCCTGGATCAAAGCTTCCCCGATCCCCTGGCGTTGGCTTGATTTGCCAACCGCAATTCGCGAGATCCAGCCGCGATGTCCGTCATATCCGGCCATGATGGATCCCACGACCGAACCGGATTCGACGGCGACCAACAAGAGGTCCGGCTGGACTTTCAGTTTTTCGGGAATGGATGTTTTGGCGACATTCCACGCGGTGTCGTTCGGGAAGGCTTCCCGCCAAAGCGCGTCCACTCCATCGAAATGGCCATCGGTATAGGTCACGATCGAGAACATTGCTTCTGGTCCTGCAAGGCGCAAAAATTTAGCTTTGCGCTCGTCGCGGCAATCGATCAACCCCACGACACCTTTGTTCGATTTCCAGATCGAGACGCGCCGCTAGTTCTGCGCTCACCTCCACCATCGGCAGGCGCACTTCTGCGCTGTCGATCAGCCCGGTTCGCGACAGCCAATACTTGGCCGGCGCCGGGCTTGGCTCTGCGAACAACAGCCTGGTGAGATCGGAGATGCTCTCCCAGCGTGCCTGCGCGGCGTCGCGGTTACCTTCCCTGAAAAGCGTCCGCACCGAAGCAAAACCCTCGGTGTCGATATGGGCCGACAGCAGGATCGCGCCGTCGGCGCCGTCTGAAATCGCGTCGTAATATTGCGTGTCTTCGCCGGTCAGAATGCGAAAGCCCGACGGGCGCCGCCGCAACAGGTCGATGGACTGCGCGCGGTCGGCGCCGCAATCCTTCAGTCCCACAATATTAGGATGTTCGGCGAGACGGAGCAGGGTCTCGTTGCTGAGGTTGACGGCGCTCCGGTAGGGAATGTTGTAGAGCACGATCGGCCATGAGGCGTGATCGGCAAGCACGCTGAAATGTTGCAGCAGGCCGCGTTGCGAGGGCCGCACGTAATACGGGCTCGAGATCAGGTAGCCGTCGATCGGCCAGGCCGCCGTTTCATCCAGCTGATCCAGCATCTTCAGCGTGCTGGCGCCTGACAGTCCCAAGCAGATCGGCATGTAATGTCTGATGTCGGCCATCTCGGCCCGCGTCAGCGTCACCACTTGCTCAAGTTCGGCGATGCCGAGCGCCATGCCTTCGCCCGAGGTGGCGGCGAGCACCAATCCGTCGACTGGTCCACGGGCGTAGTGCCTGACCAGCCGGCGCAACGATGTCTCGTCCAGATCGCCATCACGAAAGGGTGTGACAAGCGGCAGCCACAGGCCCTGCAATTGGCTTCGAAGGTCAGCGCTTGAAAGATTGGTCATGGGTCCATCTCCTAAGGTTTGAGCCGGAGACGGGACAATAAAAAACCCCGTCCAGACGGCGGGGTTTTGGGATCGGTTGTGAGCGAGAAGTCTATCGCGCGCGTCGATCTCCAGTCCCCGGAAGGGGAGCTTTTTTCGAGATCGCTGTGCACGAATTCGTGATCATTGGAAAATGATGATCGATGACATCCGGACTGTCAATGATCCCGGATCAGGGCGGAAACGCCGCGGCATCGAGCGCGAAAAAAGAGCAAAAAAAAGCCGGGCCCAAGAGAGCCCGGCTTAAGGTATTGGCCACGTGAGGCCGACACAATCACCTTCCAAGAGGGATTACTGAGCGTCCGCGCCACTGGAGGAGGGGGACAAATGCGCGACGCGAATGCTCAGCGTGGAGACACTATGATCCCCATCCGCACGATGCGGCAAGCGTCCGAGCCGCATGTCAGTCATGCGGAGACCGGGGGATTGTGCAGCGGCGATTTAGGAAGGCCAGCGCTGCGCCTTGCTGACCACGAAGTCGCGGAACACCTGCACGCGCGCAACTGTCTTCAATTCTTCGGGATAAACAAAATAAGTATCGAGCTGAATTGAGTCGGACTCGCTGAACAGCTGCACGAGGCGGTTGTTTTCCTCGATCAGGTAATCGGGCAGCGCGGCGATGCCGAGACCCTGCTGGCAGGCACGCACCAGGCCGAGGATGTTGTTGACCTTGAAGTAGGTTTCGCGCGGACCGGTGCCGTTGCGCCCGGCCTCGATCAGCCAGTTGCGATTCTGCAGATGCGGCGCGACCTGTCCGTCGCTCAGCGTGATGATGCGGTGCGCGTCGAGCTCGTCCAGCGTGCGCGGCGTGCCGAAGCGCTTGATGTATTCCGGGGAGCAATAGGCGTGAAAACCCATCGCGAATAATTTGCGCTGGATCAGGTCAGGCTGCGTCGGCTTGCGGGTCCGGATCGCGACGTCGGCCTCGCGCATCGAAAGGTCGAGTTCCTCGTCGGTGACGATCAGCGAAATCCGGATCTCCGGATAAAGCGCGGTGAACTCGCCGAGCCGCGGGATCAGCCAGTTGATGCCGACACCCGGCGTGGTCGTGATCTTGAGATCGCCGCTCGGCCGTTCGCGGCTGTCGGTCAATTTGGCGCGTGCCGCCTGCAACTGCATGAAAACGTCATGCGCGGTGCGAAACAACAGATCGCCCTGTTCGGTGAGGATGAGGCCGCGGGCATGGCGGTGGAACAGCGATACCGACAGCTCTTGCTCCAGCGCGCTCACCTGCCGCGAAACGGCCGATTGCGACAGGCCAAGCTGCTCGCCAGCATGCGTGAAGCTGCCAGCTTCCGCCGCTGCGTGAAATACCTTCAGCTTGTCCCAATCCATTTCAGTAAATCCGTCGCGAGTTCGAGCCATGATTAGTTTCGAGCCATATTATTCCGCAGCCATGCGATCGCTGGCGCGCAGGGCGAGAAAGCGTTCGGCTTCAAGGGCAGCCATGCAGCCAAGCCCGGCGGCGGTAACGGCCTGCCGGTAGGTTTCGTCGGCGACGTCACCAGCGGCGAACAGGCCGGGCACCGAGGTCGCCGTCGAGTTCGGCGCCACTTCGACATAGCCGGATGGTTTCAGCTTGATCTGGCCGAGCACGAGGTCGGTCGCCGGCGCATGGCCGATGGCGATGAAGACACCGTCGGCCGGCAGCTCGGTCAGGGCGCCGGTTTTGACGTTCTTGAGCCGGACATGGGTGACTTTGCCGGGATTTTCATCGCCGCGGATTTCGTCGATCGCATTGTCCCAGACCACCTTGATCTTGGGATGCTTGAACAGGCGCTCCTGCAGGATGCGCTCGGCGCGGAAATGATCGCGGCGATGCACAACCGTCACCCGCGAGGCGAAGTTGGTCAGGAACAGCGCTTCCTCGACCGCGGTGTTGCCGCCGCCGACCACCATCACTTCCTTGCCGCGATAGAAAAACCCGTCGCAGGTCGCGCAGGCCGAGACGCCAAAACCCTTGAATTTCTCTTCGGAGGGAATGCCGAGCCAGCGTGCCTGCGCGCCGGTGGCAAGGATCACCGTTTCCGCCAGATAGACGTCGCCGCTGTCACAGGTCAGCCGGAACGGCCGCTGCCCGAGTTCGAGCTTGGTGACAAGATCGGTGACGATCTTGGTGCCGACATGGGCGGCCTGTTTTTCCATCTGCTCCATCAGCCAGGGGCCCTGGATGACGTCGGCAAAACCCGGATAGTTTTCCACGTCGGTGGTGATGGTGAGCTGGCCGCCGGGCTGGATGCCCTGAATCAGGACCGGTTCGAGCATCGCGCGGGCCGCATAGATCGCTGCGGTATAGCCGGCCGGGCCGGAACCGATGATGACAACCTTGGCATGGATCGCGGCAGGCATGGAGCAGGTCCCTTTCTTAAGGGAATTACGTCAGCGTTTGAACGGAAAGCGCCCGGAAAGGCATCGCGATGGCGCTGAAAGTGTCAAATCCAAGTCTAAGACATCTGGCGAGCTATGCAAGAATTGCAATACAAGGCGGCGGATTTTCCCCGAAGTTGCGGTAAATGTCGCATCGCACGCGCAATAAAATTGCGCAAGCCAGCCGCGCTGGGCTAAGAGTGTTGCCGTTATCTCCAGCAAACCTTGCCAGCCCAGGACCCGGAACCGCGTGTCGAAGAATCTTGACGAAATCGACCTCAAAATCCTCAGCGAAATCCAGGCCGACGGCCGAATCACCAACGTCGAACTGGCCAAACGCGTCGGTATTTCCCCGCCGCCCTGCCTGCGGCGGGTGAGAACGCTGGAGGAAGAGGGTTACATCCAGGGCTATCGCGGGCTGTTGGATCCGCGCCGGCTCGGCTTTGACGTCACGGTGTTTGCCTCCGTGCATCTGTCCAGCCAGGCGGACGCCGATCTGCGCGCATTCGAGGAGTTCGTGCGCGCGGAACCACTGGTGCGGGAATGCTGGATGCTGTCAGGCGAGGTCGACTTCATCCTGAAATGCGTGGCGCCGGATATGGCGACGTTTCAGGATTTTGTCACCCATCTGACGGCGGCGCCGCATGTGCGCAATGTCAGGACCTCGCTGGTGCTGCATAACTCGAAATACGAGGCGGCGGTGCCGCTGGATTTGAAGGTACCGGGCTGAGCAGTTCCACCGTCAGTGCGAGCAGCGCCAGCGACGACCTGTCCGCCGTAGCTTTTTTAGCGAAGGCGGAAGCAATCCGGTTTTCCTTTGCGGCCCTGGATTGCTTCGCGGAGCCTGTCATCGGGCGCGCATTCGCGCGACCCGTTGGCGCAGCAATCACGAACCATGCGCTCAGCGCTTCCCGCGCATGATCGCATCTAGGCTCCACGGCCCGCCGCCGGCGCAGGCGAGATAGAGGCAGGCGAAGCAGAACATGATCGCGAGATTGCCGCCGTTCAACAGCGGGATGAAGTTTCGCGGGAAATGCTCGATGAAATAGGCGAACGCCATTTCGCCGCACAGGATGAACGCGACCGGGCGCGTAAACAGGCCAAGGATCAACAATCCGCCAAGCGTCAGCTCGAACATGCCGGCGAAGCCGAACATTGAAAACGGCTCGACTTTCTCGAATATCGTCCCCGCCGGAAATTTCAGGAGCTTTGCCACGCCGTACTGAAACATCAGCAGGCCCGTGATGATGCGGAAGATGCTGCGAACCATCGGTTCGCCGGCCCCGAGCATTTTGTTGATCTGTTCCATGATCGCCCTCAAGCCTTTTTCATCGCCGCATCAACGCTCCACGGTCCCGCGCCCGCGGTCGACAGATAAAGGCAGGTGAAGCAGTACATGATCGCCAGCGTGCCGCCATTGAGCAGGGGATGAAAGCCTTTCGGGAAGTGCGCGATGAAATAGGCAAAGGCCATCTCGCCCGAGAGAATGAAGGCCACGGGCTGCGTCCAAAGGCCGAGGATCAGCAGCGCGCCGCCGACCAGCTCGATGAAACCGGCGGCGCCGATCAAAGACAGCGGCTTGACGGCGGCATAGGGCGGATAGACCGGAAAGCCGATGATCTTGGCCATGCCATGCTGGATGATCATCAGCCCCGTAATAATGCGCAGCACGCTCAGGACGCGCGGCGTCCACGCCGACATTGTTTCATTCATGATTGCTCCCCCCAAAATTCCGATAAGTCCGATTCGTATCGTGTCGCGCTCTTCAGGAAAAGCAATCGTCCTGACAAAATTCGGCAGCGTTTCGCAAAGCAGCATAGGAATAATGCCGCGAACGAAGTATTTGCCACGGCTACCGGCCGGAAATGCCGAAGCCGGTCCGTCATCGCGCCGCTGCGCGTCGCCCACCAAATGAAAGGGCCGGAAAATGATTCCGGCCCCTTTGCAACCCCAGCGATTTCAAAAATGCGATCTCAGCGCCACTCGACCTTGGTGATCTCGTAGGCCTTGGGCCCGCCGGGCGCCACGACTTCTACCGACGCTCCCTTCTTCTTGCCGATCAGCGCGCGCGCCAATGGCGAAGTGATGGAGATGCGGCCCTTTTTGGCGTCAGCTTCCGGCTCGCCAACGATCTGCCACACCGCTTTCTTCTCGGTGTCTTCATCGACAAGCGTGACAGTTGCGCCGAATTTAATGGTGTCGCCGGACAACTTGCTGATGTCGATGACATCGGCGCGCGCCAGCTTGTCCTCAAGCTCCGCGATGCGGCCCTCATTGTGGGACTGCTCTTCCTTCGCGGCATGATATTCCGCGTTCTCCGAAAGATCGCCATGCGAGCGCGCCTCGGCGATATGCTCGATGATGCGTGGACGGTCCACCGACTGACGCTGCTTCAATTCAACCTCGAGCGCGGCGTAGCCGCTCGCGGTCATTGGAACCTTTTCCATCATTTCTCTTGTCCTTCGATCGCGCGGGCCAGGAGGCGGCACACACGACATGCTTCTTCTTCGATCAGGTTTTCCGAGCCTCACAATGCGGCACCGGACCCTCTCATTTCCAGCACGGCCAAGCGCCGAAACAGAACAGCCGCATGGCGGAGTGGTTCCGGCCATGTCGGCTTTATCGCCAATCACTTAAGCCGGGGTACGACCCGGCCGGGTGATCAGGTTTCGGAAAAGTAACTCTGCAGGGTGCGGACCTCAAGGTCCCCGCCCAAATAGGCGCGGATGCCCTGTGCGGCCGCCACGGCGCCCGAAAGAGTGGTGTAATATGGCACTTTATGCAAGAGGGCAGCTCGCCGCAACGAACGGCTG is part of the Bradyrhizobium canariense genome and encodes:
- a CDS encoding Lrp/AsnC family transcriptional regulator, producing the protein MSKNLDEIDLKILSEIQADGRITNVELAKRVGISPPPCLRRVRTLEEEGYIQGYRGLLDPRRLGFDVTVFASVHLSSQADADLRAFEEFVRAEPLVRECWMLSGEVDFILKCVAPDMATFQDFVTHLTAAPHVRNVRTSLVLHNSKYEAAVPLDLKVPG
- the greA gene encoding transcription elongation factor GreA; its protein translation is MEKVPMTASGYAALEVELKQRQSVDRPRIIEHIAEARSHGDLSENAEYHAAKEEQSHNEGRIAELEDKLARADVIDISKLSGDTIKFGATVTLVDEDTEKKAVWQIVGEPEADAKKGRISITSPLARALIGKKKGASVEVVAPGGPKAYEITKVEWR
- a CDS encoding DoxX family protein, which gives rise to MNETMSAWTPRVLSVLRIITGLMIIQHGMAKIIGFPVYPPYAAVKPLSLIGAAGFIELVGGALLILGLWTQPVAFILSGEMAFAYFIAHFPKGFHPLLNGGTLAIMYCFTCLYLSTAGAGPWSVDAAMKKA
- the trxB gene encoding thioredoxin-disulfide reductase: MPAAIHAKVVIIGSGPAGYTAAIYAARAMLEPVLIQGIQPGGQLTITTDVENYPGFADVIQGPWLMEQMEKQAAHVGTKIVTDLVTKLELGQRPFRLTCDSGDVYLAETVILATGAQARWLGIPSEEKFKGFGVSACATCDGFFYRGKEVMVVGGGNTAVEEALFLTNFASRVTVVHRRDHFRAERILQERLFKHPKIKVVWDNAIDEIRGDENPGKVTHVRLKNVKTGALTELPADGVFIAIGHAPATDLVLGQIKLKPSGYVEVAPNSTATSVPGLFAAGDVADETYRQAVTAAGLGCMAALEAERFLALRASDRMAAE
- a CDS encoding GNAT family acetyltransferase — its product is MGLIDCRDERKAKFLRLAGPEAMFSIVTYTDGHFDGVDALWREAFPNDTAWNVAKTSIPEKLKVQPDLLLVAVESGSVVGSIMAGYDGHRGWISRIAVGKSSQRQGIGEALIQEAERRLAALGCIKVNLQVVASNAAVLGFYQSLGYGVEERISMSKRLP
- a CDS encoding LysR family transcriptional regulator; the protein is MARTRDGFTEMDWDKLKVFHAAAEAGSFTHAGEQLGLSQSAVSRQVSALEQELSVSLFHRHARGLILTEQGDLLFRTAHDVFMQLQAARAKLTDSRERPSGDLKITTTPGVGINWLIPRLGEFTALYPEIRISLIVTDEELDLSMREADVAIRTRKPTQPDLIQRKLFAMGFHAYCSPEYIKRFGTPRTLDELDAHRIITLSDGQVAPHLQNRNWLIEAGRNGTGPRETYFKVNNILGLVRACQQGLGIAALPDYLIEENNRLVQLFSESDSIQLDTYFVYPEELKTVARVQVFRDFVVSKAQRWPS
- a CDS encoding DoxX family protein; the protein is MEQINKMLGAGEPMVRSIFRIITGLLMFQYGVAKLLKFPAGTIFEKVEPFSMFGFAGMFELTLGGLLILGLFTRPVAFILCGEMAFAYFIEHFPRNFIPLLNGGNLAIMFCFACLYLACAGGGPWSLDAIMRGKR
- a CDS encoding 4-hydroxy-tetrahydrodipicolinate synthase family protein is translated as MTNLSSADLRSQLQGLWLPLVTPFRDGDLDETSLRRLVRHYARGPVDGLVLAATSGEGMALGIAELEQVVTLTRAEMADIRHYMPICLGLSGASTLKMLDQLDETAAWPIDGYLISSPYYVRPSQRGLLQHFSVLADHASWPIVLYNIPYRSAVNLSNETLLRLAEHPNIVGLKDCGADRAQSIDLLRRRPSGFRILTGEDTQYYDAISDGADGAILLSAHIDTEGFASVRTLFREGNRDAAQARWESISDLTRLLFAEPSPAPAKYWLSRTGLIDSAEVRLPMVEVSAELAARLDLEIEQRCRGVDRLPRRAQS